A window of the Streptomyces formicae genome harbors these coding sequences:
- a CDS encoding TniB family NTP-binding protein: MAAYAPPTTREGWQQFVGTPPLQPPPTGDEDWSLEERLDYHSRFVVLTTPAMERISLSVRRLMLLNRRQQGTARRGLIVSGPPTTGKTTTLLEMGRTFELAEQRRHPGRTDRLPVVFLAVPPASTPKMLVSEFARFLGIPIAARMNQAQITDAVCHLLCQLGTALVLVDDVHLLDTRTRAGAETSDQMKHLGERIPATFVYAGVDVEASPLLNGPRGAQLAGRFTLVRNTALSCGSAEQRATWLDLVTDMENALHLRHHTGGTLARHADYLHQRTGGVMGSLSHLIREAALTALLDGSEKITKRLLAGIQLDIRAEQQARPPRKRLPRPRSHGTGS; this comes from the coding sequence ATGGCGGCCTATGCGCCGCCGACCACTCGGGAGGGCTGGCAGCAGTTCGTCGGCACTCCCCCGCTGCAGCCCCCGCCCACTGGAGACGAGGACTGGTCGCTTGAGGAACGTCTGGACTACCACTCCCGGTTCGTCGTCCTGACCACCCCGGCGATGGAGCGCATCTCGCTGTCGGTGCGGCGGCTTATGCTCCTCAACCGCCGCCAACAGGGCACGGCGCGCCGCGGGCTGATCGTGTCCGGGCCGCCCACCACCGGCAAGACCACCACCCTGCTGGAAATGGGCCGTACCTTCGAACTCGCCGAACAACGCCGCCACCCCGGCCGCACCGACCGCCTGCCCGTGGTGTTCCTGGCGGTGCCGCCCGCCTCCACTCCCAAGATGCTGGTATCGGAGTTCGCCCGGTTCCTCGGCATCCCTATCGCGGCCCGGATGAACCAGGCGCAGATCACCGACGCCGTCTGCCACCTGCTGTGCCAGCTGGGCACCGCGCTGGTCCTCGTCGACGACGTCCACCTGCTCGACACCCGCACCCGGGCCGGCGCGGAGACCTCCGACCAGATGAAGCACCTCGGCGAGAGGATCCCGGCGACGTTCGTCTACGCAGGCGTCGACGTCGAGGCATCCCCCCTGCTGAACGGGCCGCGCGGCGCACAGTTGGCAGGCCGCTTCACCCTGGTCCGCAACACCGCGCTGTCCTGCGGCAGCGCCGAACAGCGCGCGACCTGGCTGGACCTGGTCACCGACATGGAGAACGCCCTGCACCTGCGCCACCACACCGGGGGCACTCTGGCCCGGCACGCCGACTACCTCCACCAGCGCACCGGCGGAGTCATGGGAAGCCTCTCCCACCTCATCCGTGAAGCCGCCCTCACCGCCCTCCTCGACGGCAGCGAAAAGATCACCAAACGGCTCCTGGCCGGCATCCAGCTCGACATCCGCGCGGAGCAGCAAGCCCGCCCGCCCCGAAAACGCCTCCCGCGCCCCCGCAGCCACGGCACTGGATCCTGA
- a CDS encoding DUF1989 domain-containing protein — MVLPSLPAPLLTITKDTLAGYSPGGDGGRVHDLLGTHCDLYVNRLLTGRVLDDQCHANLVRAVRPYGLTEFDVHDVLGVFHCTGLNKHDQYVMKECPARPGDYLEFFAELDLLCALSTCPGGDMSVPMWGPYAHAPVEGCRPIAIVVYAVDDALLEGWTPPPQRAAHSNPGGVGLRSWL, encoded by the coding sequence GTGGTCCTGCCTTCCCTTCCTGCGCCCCTGCTGACGATCACCAAGGACACGCTCGCCGGCTACAGTCCCGGCGGCGACGGCGGGCGCGTGCACGACCTGCTCGGCACCCACTGCGACCTCTATGTCAACCGCCTGCTCACCGGCCGGGTCCTGGACGACCAGTGCCACGCGAACCTGGTCCGCGCCGTCCGGCCGTACGGCCTCACCGAGTTCGACGTACACGACGTCCTGGGCGTCTTCCACTGCACCGGCCTCAACAAGCACGACCAGTACGTCATGAAGGAGTGTCCGGCCCGGCCGGGCGACTACCTCGAGTTCTTCGCCGAACTCGATCTGCTGTGCGCGCTGTCCACCTGTCCCGGCGGCGACATGTCCGTGCCCATGTGGGGCCCGTACGCACACGCCCCCGTCGAGGGCTGCCGCCCGATCGCGATCGTGGTCTACGCGGTCGACGACGCCCTGCTGGAAGGCTGGACACCGCCCCCGCAGCGCGCCGCCCACAGCAACCCGGGCGGCGTGGGGCTGCGCAGCTGGTTGTAG
- a CDS encoding transposase: protein MNDTVLGPGTQLRFAKRTWTVVMLEGPCVKLIDADNSVATVLANFLFADPDFEVVGAPQRGVPPFGLLEELPEQVRERAYAWERHVREVETGCPVPGQDQVPRAEFDPAMRTMAEREEAKAAELTAAGQPASAVTVRRMRARYREQGLWGLVDGRAARRRSPVGRADERVVAAIEQALDAQRERSTGTLSRLRRAVGWILEDTHGAGAVKVPPASTFNRLVHALADRQGLLGTAAQRRRHSSRPAPPFTPTVALRPGELVMLDSTPLDVMVVLADGVVGKAELTIALDVATRSICATVLRPMGTGSVDAAILLAQMVTPMRMRPGWEDALAMSRSTIPYGRLVSLDARLEGAAARPVISPETVVVDQGRVFVSASFVAACDSLGVSVQPAPPANGPAKGHVERMFLTIGDRFSQYVAGYTGSDVTQRGSHVEDEACWTLPQIQDLLDEWLIADWQHRPHASLRHPLAPKLAVSPNEMWAALVGVTGYVPVLLSEEDYVELMPVKRLGINDYGIRFGYRTYDHEVLNPHRGRRSTAPDGMWEVHHNPYDPQQIWVRLPAGWEEVPWIHKERVSLPFTDFTWRHIRATVERRGDRDEHEQQLAQALDRLLRRAGNGEGTRRERTVAARASAAASLARPAPNQQEPPDPLTAPTLSYGLVGAFTPASLDAPDDEEFEDGWDEDEDPLGPSDDAGDDPAGDGQPSGRAAVPRPSRIYDARQEATQW, encoded by the coding sequence GTGAACGACACGGTACTGGGGCCCGGAACGCAACTCCGCTTCGCGAAGCGGACCTGGACGGTCGTCATGCTGGAAGGGCCGTGCGTAAAGCTGATCGACGCGGACAACTCCGTGGCCACGGTCTTGGCGAACTTCCTCTTCGCCGACCCCGACTTCGAAGTGGTGGGCGCCCCGCAGCGCGGCGTGCCGCCATTCGGGCTCCTGGAGGAACTGCCGGAGCAGGTGCGCGAGCGTGCGTATGCCTGGGAGCGGCACGTGCGTGAGGTGGAGACCGGATGCCCCGTTCCGGGACAGGACCAGGTGCCGCGGGCCGAGTTCGATCCGGCCATGCGCACCATGGCGGAGCGGGAGGAGGCCAAGGCCGCCGAGCTGACGGCGGCCGGGCAGCCGGCCAGTGCGGTGACGGTGCGGCGGATGCGGGCCCGCTACCGGGAGCAGGGCCTGTGGGGGCTGGTGGACGGCCGGGCCGCCCGGCGGCGCTCGCCGGTGGGGCGCGCGGACGAGCGGGTGGTCGCCGCGATCGAGCAGGCACTTGATGCGCAGCGGGAGCGGTCGACCGGGACGCTGAGCCGGCTGCGGCGTGCGGTCGGCTGGATTCTGGAGGATACGCATGGCGCGGGGGCGGTGAAGGTGCCGCCTGCCTCGACGTTCAACCGGCTGGTGCACGCCCTCGCAGACCGTCAGGGGCTGCTGGGAACCGCGGCGCAGCGGCGCCGTCATTCCTCACGGCCGGCTCCGCCGTTCACCCCGACGGTGGCGCTGCGGCCCGGTGAGCTGGTGATGCTGGACAGCACCCCTTTGGACGTGATGGTGGTTCTGGCCGACGGGGTGGTGGGTAAGGCCGAGCTGACGATCGCGCTGGACGTGGCGACGCGCAGTATCTGCGCGACCGTTCTGCGGCCGATGGGCACAGGGTCGGTGGACGCGGCGATTCTGCTGGCGCAGATGGTGACGCCCATGCGGATGCGCCCGGGATGGGAAGATGCGCTGGCGATGTCCCGGTCAACCATCCCCTACGGGCGGCTGGTGTCCCTGGACGCGCGGCTGGAGGGGGCGGCAGCCCGTCCGGTGATCAGCCCAGAGACGGTGGTCGTCGACCAGGGCCGGGTGTTCGTCTCCGCCTCGTTCGTCGCGGCGTGCGACAGCCTGGGGGTGTCGGTGCAGCCGGCGCCGCCGGCCAACGGCCCGGCCAAGGGACATGTCGAGAGGATGTTCCTCACCATCGGCGACCGGTTCTCCCAGTACGTGGCCGGTTACACCGGATCCGACGTCACTCAGCGCGGCTCTCACGTCGAGGACGAGGCGTGCTGGACGCTTCCTCAGATCCAGGACCTGCTGGACGAGTGGCTGATCGCGGACTGGCAGCACCGCCCGCACGCATCCCTGCGCCATCCGCTGGCCCCCAAGCTCGCGGTGTCGCCGAACGAGATGTGGGCCGCGCTGGTCGGCGTGACCGGCTATGTCCCGGTGCTGCTCAGCGAAGAAGACTACGTCGAGCTCATGCCGGTCAAGCGGCTGGGCATCAACGACTACGGCATCCGCTTCGGCTACCGCACCTACGACCACGAGGTCCTCAACCCGCACCGCGGGCGCAGGTCGACGGCCCCGGACGGGATGTGGGAGGTGCACCACAACCCTTATGACCCCCAGCAGATCTGGGTGCGACTGCCTGCCGGCTGGGAAGAGGTGCCCTGGATCCACAAGGAGCGGGTAAGCCTGCCCTTCACCGACTTCACCTGGCGGCACATCCGCGCGACCGTCGAGCGCCGCGGCGACCGAGACGAGCACGAGCAACAGCTCGCCCAGGCCCTGGACCGCCTCCTGCGGCGGGCCGGCAACGGGGAAGGCACCCGCCGCGAGCGGACTGTCGCGGCACGCGCCAGCGCCGCAGCCTCCCTCGCCAGGCCCGCCCCAAACCAGCAGGAGCCGCCCGACCCCCTCACCGCCCCGACCCTCTCCTACGGCTTGGTCGGCGCCTTCACCCCAGCAAGCCTGGATGCGCCCGACGACGAAGAGTTCGAGGACGGCTGGGACGAGGACGAAGACCCGCTCGGCCCATCAGACGATGCCGGCGACGACCCCGCCGGGGACGGACAGCCATCCGGGCGGGCCGCAGTCCCCCGCCCGTCGCGGATCTACGATGCCCGCCAGGAGGCAACCCAGTGGTAG
- a CDS encoding PIN domain-containing protein, with the protein MPATIDGAVDKVKKAVAALRELGELLPADDWPVRVAVDTNMLLDDPDVAVYTSVLGRRYMVHLLPVVLRELDDKKLSGRTPDLREAAKKADRRLKGLRTNGNVLRGVKVAGDVHAVFEHIEPRATSCRTGSTWMCPTTVSWPPRCCCSPDIPAPRSTWPPGTSTSRRSSPQ; encoded by the coding sequence GTGCCAGCCACCATCGACGGGGCCGTTGACAAGGTCAAGAAAGCAGTGGCCGCGCTCCGGGAACTGGGCGAACTCCTGCCCGCCGACGACTGGCCGGTACGAGTCGCCGTCGATACGAACATGCTGCTCGATGACCCGGATGTGGCGGTCTACACATCCGTGCTCGGCAGGCGGTACATGGTTCATCTGCTCCCGGTGGTGCTGCGGGAGCTGGACGACAAGAAGCTCAGCGGCCGTACTCCGGATCTCCGGGAGGCCGCGAAGAAGGCGGACCGTCGTCTGAAGGGGCTGCGGACCAACGGCAACGTGTTGCGCGGCGTAAAGGTGGCCGGCGATGTGCACGCCGTCTTCGAGCACATAGAGCCAAGGGCGACAAGCTGCCGAACTGGCTCGACCTGGATGTGCCCGACGACCGTCTCGTGGCCTCCACGCTGCTGCTGCAGTCCCGACATCCCGGCTCCGCGATCTACGTGGCCACCAGGGACATCAACCTCCAGACGAAGCTCGCCGCAGTAG
- a CDS encoding helix-turn-helix domain-containing protein, translating to MGRLQEHLAQGPYDLSTDKGKFELSKDVAAFANASGGLIVCGFKAKKKQNELYEVAEHVMPFGKGLVDDAKYKDAIAEYVRPLLKVKLFWYDHPEGDPDVSGHYFVIEVPALPEADRWAMVTRGITDNGQFIKNSWTIPIRNGDTTAFLPPDEAYRLVNDGLRTRRGPSVAPTPVADRVRSREALRAAAGMEETPVLFFQTIPDHPRGLVPNMYADGGLRDILGNQDTLRDAYAFNWASVHNRPEPHEGGLLLADASRRGLLIESDGAVTGAAAANADMLGWAMESSSAIEPRRISVFVLTEITLEYFRLVDQHVLPLVDSTWTHRIVASDFTRPPARTLAPGDDPSFPLRGAPQPATSGSWNHSWQALGNPERDAYEALNRIYPLFGLDVGDNPFVDADRVVTARLQA from the coding sequence GTGGGTCGACTTCAAGAGCACCTCGCCCAAGGGCCGTACGACCTGAGCACCGACAAGGGCAAGTTCGAGCTCTCCAAAGACGTCGCAGCGTTCGCGAACGCCAGCGGCGGTCTGATCGTGTGCGGCTTCAAGGCGAAGAAGAAGCAGAATGAACTCTACGAAGTCGCGGAGCATGTGATGCCCTTCGGCAAGGGGCTGGTCGACGACGCGAAGTACAAGGACGCCATCGCGGAGTACGTGCGCCCGCTGCTCAAGGTGAAGCTCTTCTGGTACGACCACCCCGAGGGCGACCCGGATGTGTCCGGGCACTACTTCGTGATCGAGGTACCGGCGCTGCCCGAGGCCGACCGGTGGGCAATGGTCACCAGGGGTATCACCGACAACGGCCAGTTCATCAAGAACAGTTGGACGATCCCGATTCGCAACGGCGACACCACGGCCTTCCTCCCGCCGGATGAGGCGTATCGCCTCGTGAACGACGGCCTGCGTACGCGGCGCGGGCCCTCCGTCGCGCCCACGCCCGTCGCGGACCGGGTGAGGAGCCGGGAGGCCCTGCGCGCCGCCGCAGGCATGGAGGAGACGCCGGTGCTCTTCTTCCAGACCATCCCCGACCATCCGCGCGGGCTCGTCCCCAACATGTACGCCGACGGCGGCCTCCGGGACATCCTGGGCAACCAGGACACGCTCCGCGACGCCTACGCCTTCAACTGGGCTTCGGTGCACAACCGACCGGAACCGCACGAGGGCGGTCTCCTGCTGGCTGATGCTTCCCGCCGTGGTCTGCTGATCGAGTCGGACGGAGCGGTCACCGGGGCCGCGGCCGCGAACGCGGACATGCTGGGCTGGGCAATGGAGTCCTCATCCGCCATCGAACCCCGCAGGATCAGCGTGTTCGTGCTGACCGAGATCACATTGGAGTACTTCCGACTAGTCGACCAGCACGTCCTTCCCCTGGTCGACAGCACGTGGACGCATCGGATCGTCGCCTCGGACTTCACCCGCCCACCGGCCCGAACGCTAGCTCCCGGCGACGACCCGTCCTTCCCCCTCCGGGGCGCTCCGCAGCCCGCCACGAGCGGCAGCTGGAACCACAGCTGGCAGGCCCTGGGCAACCCAGAGCGCGACGCGTACGAGGCGCTGAACCGCATTTACCCGCTCTTCGGCCTCGATGTCGGCGACAACCCCTTCGTCGACGCGGACCGTGTGGTCACGGCGAGACTGCAGGCGTAG
- a CDS encoding TIGR02391 family protein, translating into MDASRNPEYLRKTAEAVTEFKDAFKAFMELHTETKDAGFGRGLLPAAVARDGVSPEELQAAADRVARAAGRASAAPGLTQMYIGVTGFPKPVDPIATWKTVITPKPLLEPSDVLDSAEQILGRLEALTDKAEAELPPTTGVEAMHPTIWGAARKLWLDGHFRLAVQSAAETLISQLKTRTGLANMDATNVYEKVFNAKSPVLTWPGDPTDRTVSSMQNGLSKYAPGLNMTVRNTATHAASDEMTAQQALERLAALSLLAHWIDECEGPI; encoded by the coding sequence ATGGACGCCTCCCGGAACCCCGAGTACCTCCGCAAGACCGCAGAAGCTGTGACCGAGTTCAAAGACGCCTTCAAGGCATTCATGGAGCTCCACACGGAGACGAAGGACGCGGGTTTCGGGCGTGGCCTCCTGCCTGCCGCAGTCGCCCGGGATGGCGTATCGCCTGAAGAGCTCCAGGCCGCCGCGGATCGGGTGGCACGCGCAGCCGGCCGCGCGTCGGCGGCCCCCGGCTTGACCCAGATGTACATAGGAGTCACCGGCTTCCCTAAGCCTGTGGACCCGATCGCGACCTGGAAGACTGTCATCACCCCGAAGCCGTTGCTCGAACCGAGCGACGTGCTGGACTCCGCAGAGCAGATCCTGGGCCGTCTGGAGGCGCTGACGGACAAGGCGGAGGCTGAACTCCCTCCGACCACCGGAGTGGAGGCGATGCACCCGACGATCTGGGGAGCCGCCCGGAAGCTCTGGCTCGATGGCCACTTCCGCCTCGCCGTCCAAAGCGCCGCGGAAACCCTCATCTCCCAGCTAAAGACCCGCACCGGGCTGGCCAACATGGACGCCACCAACGTCTACGAGAAGGTCTTCAACGCCAAGAGTCCGGTGCTTACGTGGCCCGGAGACCCGACTGACCGCACGGTCAGCTCCATGCAGAACGGTCTGTCCAAGTACGCGCCCGGACTCAACATGACCGTCCGCAACACCGCCACCCATGCGGCCTCCGACGAGATGACTGCCCAGCAGGCACTGGAACGCCTCGCAGCCCTAAGCCTCCTCGCGCACTGGATCGACGAGTGCGAAGGGCCGATCTGA
- a CDS encoding AAA family ATPase produces MLVTSVEIEGFRNITNKQTMAVDPEVTCLIGKNESGKTTVLKALHRLNPANNADDFHVTTDYPRRNLARDRRTKDLDTFAPVTAFFDLEDADFDAIEEVVGVRPPAKACVKASRLYDGSLRAEVYCALEDVLPDVFDEAGVDDEEDQRVIAGDHTTIEAVSAAAKARAREAGSGKKTARVKAIEKVPAELDRRKQYVEGGLGGEEHEQLIELLPKFFYFSTYEMLPGDCDLHALAERARAKQWKRGDETMMSLLRLAGEGPDDFLDEDYASRKAELQAASLDLSAQVFEYWKQNEDLTVVFDTDLIPMPPDANGQPQPHHRLLKIELRDDRHGGVETNFSTRSTGFQWFFSFLAAFSAYRDTDERVVVLLDEPGTSLHGEAQGDFLRYVYGELGPKQQVLYTTHSQHMIDPTRYETMRAIHDQATREDPNLGVVITSVSLSADPKTILPVEAALGYSVAQHLFLGAGSLLAVEGSSDFVFLMRMSDYLVSQGRTGLDPRLAIIPVGGIGNMPAFIAVMGRRLSVRALIDGAETTKVTAKVLSAAEAANVDTSHITVIGQLDGLPETADIEDLFSTKDYLWLYNKATEVTINEEDLFTPDKPLPILKRIGIAREKQQKRRDFDHVGPAHQLTRDKDDFFAQVDDDTLDRFETVFKKLTA; encoded by the coding sequence ATGCTGGTGACGTCAGTGGAGATTGAGGGCTTCCGCAACATCACGAACAAGCAGACCATGGCTGTCGACCCCGAGGTCACGTGCCTGATCGGTAAGAACGAGTCGGGCAAGACGACGGTTCTCAAGGCTCTGCATCGGCTGAACCCTGCCAACAACGCGGACGACTTCCATGTCACCACCGACTATCCGCGGCGGAACCTGGCCAGGGACCGGCGGACGAAGGATCTCGACACGTTCGCCCCCGTGACGGCCTTCTTCGACCTGGAGGACGCGGATTTCGACGCGATCGAGGAAGTGGTCGGCGTACGTCCGCCGGCGAAGGCGTGCGTCAAGGCGTCACGCCTCTACGACGGCAGCCTCCGAGCCGAGGTGTACTGCGCCCTCGAGGACGTCTTGCCGGACGTTTTCGACGAGGCTGGCGTCGACGACGAGGAGGACCAGAGGGTCATCGCCGGGGACCACACGACCATCGAGGCCGTGAGTGCTGCGGCGAAGGCCCGAGCCAGGGAAGCGGGCAGCGGCAAGAAGACGGCGCGGGTCAAGGCGATCGAGAAGGTCCCGGCAGAGCTGGACCGGCGCAAGCAGTACGTCGAAGGGGGCCTCGGCGGCGAGGAGCACGAGCAACTGATCGAGCTGCTCCCGAAGTTCTTCTACTTCTCCACCTACGAGATGCTCCCCGGTGACTGCGACCTCCACGCGCTCGCCGAGCGCGCGAGGGCCAAGCAGTGGAAGCGCGGCGACGAGACCATGATGTCCCTGCTCCGTCTCGCCGGTGAGGGGCCGGACGACTTCTTGGACGAGGACTACGCCAGCCGCAAGGCGGAGCTCCAGGCCGCCAGCCTGGACCTGAGCGCTCAGGTCTTCGAGTACTGGAAGCAGAACGAGGACCTCACGGTCGTCTTCGACACTGACCTGATCCCCATGCCCCCGGACGCCAACGGTCAGCCGCAGCCCCACCACCGGCTGCTCAAGATCGAGCTGCGCGACGACCGGCACGGCGGTGTGGAAACCAACTTCTCCACCCGCTCCACCGGCTTCCAGTGGTTCTTCTCCTTCCTCGCCGCATTCAGCGCCTACCGCGACACCGACGAGCGCGTCGTCGTCCTGCTGGACGAACCGGGCACCAGCCTGCACGGCGAGGCCCAAGGCGACTTCCTCCGGTACGTCTACGGCGAACTCGGACCCAAGCAGCAGGTCCTCTACACCACCCACTCCCAGCACATGATCGACCCCACGCGGTACGAGACCATGCGCGCCATCCACGACCAGGCGACCCGCGAAGATCCGAACCTAGGCGTGGTCATCACCTCGGTCAGCCTGTCGGCCGACCCCAAGACGATCCTGCCGGTGGAGGCGGCGCTCGGATACTCCGTGGCGCAGCACCTGTTCCTCGGAGCCGGCTCGCTCCTGGCAGTGGAAGGCAGCAGCGACTTCGTCTTCCTCATGCGCATGTCCGACTACCTGGTCAGCCAGGGCCGCACCGGCCTCGACCCCCGGCTGGCCATCATCCCGGTCGGCGGCATCGGCAACATGCCGGCCTTCATCGCCGTCATGGGACGTCGGTTGTCCGTTCGTGCGCTCATCGATGGGGCAGAGACCACCAAGGTGACCGCCAAGGTTCTCAGCGCTGCTGAGGCCGCCAACGTCGACACGTCCCACATCACCGTCATTGGCCAGCTCGACGGGCTTCCGGAGACGGCTGACATTGAGGACCTGTTCTCCACCAAGGACTACCTCTGGCTCTACAACAAGGCGACCGAGGTGACCATCAACGAGGAAGACCTGTTCACCCCCGACAAGCCCCTCCCGATCCTCAAGCGCATCGGGATCGCCCGGGAAAAGCAGCAGAAGCGCCGGGACTTCGACCACGTCGGACCCGCACACCAGCTCACCCGGGACAAGGACGACTTCTTCGCGCAGGTCGATGACGACACCCTCGACCGCTTCGAGACGGTCTTCAAGAAGCTCACGGCCTGA
- a CDS encoding urea carboxylase-associated family protein → MNSFIVPACSGRAWEVPAGHLCRIITVDGPQVGDFNVWNRHDAGERFWAARTRQLQRAHVSTYDRLWSCLPFLRPC, encoded by the coding sequence GTGAACAGCTTCATTGTTCCGGCCTGTTCCGGTCGGGCCTGGGAAGTTCCCGCCGGTCACTTGTGCCGCATCATCACCGTGGACGGCCCGCAGGTCGGCGACTTCAACGTGTGGAACCGGCACGATGCGGGGGAGCGCTTCTGGGCGGCCCGCACCCGCCAGCTCCAGCGCGCCCACGTGAGCACCTACGACCGCCTGTGGTCCTGCCTTCCCTTCCTGCGCCCCTGCTGA
- a CDS encoding transglycosylase family protein, translating into MFTSPPFSGLRRRLRTATTAVVLACAVSAPTSAGTAQAAPQHVWEDLAACESSGNWRANTGNGFYGGLQFTPSTWRGHGGTRFAPRADLASPAEQISVAKRVLRHQGWGAWPVCSRRLAPKARATARGPVPAVPHAPAARRTYRVQPGDTLNGIATAHRVPGGWHALYGTNLDTIAHPDVIYPGQVLRLT; encoded by the coding sequence TTGTTCACCTCACCCCCGTTTTCCGGGCTCCGGCGCCGTCTGCGCACGGCCACGACCGCTGTCGTCCTCGCCTGCGCCGTGAGCGCCCCCACGAGTGCGGGCACCGCACAAGCGGCGCCACAGCACGTCTGGGAGGATCTCGCCGCCTGCGAAAGCAGCGGCAACTGGCGCGCCAATACCGGCAACGGCTTCTACGGAGGGCTGCAGTTCACCCCGTCGACCTGGCGGGGACACGGAGGTACCCGCTTCGCTCCCCGTGCCGATCTGGCATCGCCCGCCGAGCAGATCTCGGTCGCCAAGCGCGTTCTGCGACACCAGGGCTGGGGTGCCTGGCCCGTATGCTCGCGCCGTCTGGCCCCCAAGGCCCGCGCAACAGCCCGGGGCCCGGTGCCGGCCGTTCCCCACGCCCCGGCCGCACGCAGGACCTACCGCGTACAGCCCGGCGACACCCTGAACGGCATCGCTACCGCCCACCGCGTGCCCGGAGGATGGCATGCCCTGTACGGCACCAACCTCGACACCATCGCGCACCCTGACGTGATCTACCCCGGTCAGGTCCTGCGTCTGACGTGA
- a CDS encoding transposase — protein MGDHRARGDARPRARVRRARPEVTVSYVADQFKGFTSRVLRAQFGHLKSRMPTLWSSSYLAASAGAVSAESVLLALQRGAAGTA, from the coding sequence GTGGGAGATCATCGCGCTCGAGGTGATGCCCGGCCGCGTGCACGTGTTCGTCGGGCACGACCCGAAGTCACTGTCTCCTACGTGGCCGACCAGTTCAAGGGCTTCACCTCTCGCGTGCTGCGGGCGCAGTTCGGGCACCTCAAGAGCCGCATGCCCACGCTGTGGTCGTCGTCGTACCTCGCGGCATCGGCCGGCGCGGTGAGCGCGGAATCGGTGCTGCTCGCTCTGCAACGGGGCGCTGCAGGAACGGCGTGA
- a CDS encoding TnsA-like heteromeric transposase endonuclease subunit encodes MPEDAEGTAELPVGIGDRLEARFVDQAGNEQRTLWPDAARGVCLEECGPVRRFPVRHGKRMAPGWWWSATDGRLVHYASGVMRTQVMLLDHDPSVVALACRPVDLGWREREGVWVRHAPHLMARLADGRGLLADCAGHGEISPRLAARAAVMEAAAAAVGWQYRVLRPPDTVLAANLRWLAGYRHPRYRGGELAGRAAEVFRRPRPLIEGVRELGDPVQVFPVVFHALWHGDLSAPLDAPLHERVNVTAVPQARGQR; translated from the coding sequence ATGCCGGAAGATGCAGAGGGGACCGCGGAGTTACCGGTCGGGATCGGCGACCGGCTGGAGGCTCGGTTCGTCGACCAGGCGGGAAACGAGCAGCGGACGTTGTGGCCGGACGCCGCGCGTGGTGTCTGCTTGGAGGAGTGCGGCCCGGTGCGGCGGTTCCCGGTGCGGCACGGCAAGCGGATGGCGCCGGGGTGGTGGTGGTCGGCAACCGACGGTCGGCTGGTGCACTACGCGTCCGGGGTGATGCGGACCCAGGTGATGCTGCTGGACCATGATCCCTCCGTGGTCGCGTTGGCGTGCCGCCCGGTGGATCTCGGCTGGCGTGAGCGTGAGGGGGTCTGGGTGCGGCACGCACCGCATCTGATGGCCCGGCTCGCGGATGGCAGGGGTCTGCTGGCGGACTGCGCCGGGCACGGGGAGATCTCACCGCGCCTGGCCGCTCGGGCTGCGGTGATGGAGGCCGCGGCCGCGGCGGTGGGGTGGCAGTACCGGGTCCTGCGGCCCCCGGATACGGTGCTGGCGGCCAATCTGCGCTGGCTGGCCGGGTACCGGCACCCCCGCTACAGGGGCGGCGAACTGGCCGGGCGCGCGGCCGAGGTCTTCCGGCGGCCGCGGCCGCTGATCGAGGGGGTGCGTGAACTCGGCGATCCGGTTCAGGTCTTCCCGGTGGTCTTCCACGCGCTGTGGCACGGCGACTTGTCGGCTCCGCTCGACGCGCCCCTGCACGAGCGGGTGAACGTGACGGCGGTCCCCCAGGCGCGGGGGCAGAGGTGA